The nucleotide sequence GTGTTGGTTCTTGGAGCCTTGATGATTCCCTTACAGGTAACTTTCATTCCTTTGTATATCATGTTTGCAAATTGGAAACTTACTGACACATTCCTTGGGCTCATTCTCCCAGAAATGGTCTCTCCCTATTATATTTTCATGATGCGTCAAGCATTCCTTACTGTAGACGATTCTTATATTGAAGCAGCCAAGATAGATGGAATGGGAAGGTTGGGTATTATAACGAGAGTTCTCGTACCTATGTGTAAATCTACTCTGATCACCATTACATTGGTTACTTTTACCAATGGATGGAATTCGTATTTCTGGCCGAAGATCATTGCCAAGAATGAGGTACGACGAGTATTGACTGTTGGCTTGGTCCATCTACGCAATACCTTTGCAGGACTTGATACCATGAACAACCATGAGATTATGGCAGGTGCAGTCATGAGTGTTCTTCCTGTCATCGTGCTGTTTTTCATCTTCCAGAAATACATGCTTACCGGGTATGAAAAAACAGCAATGAAATAAGGTAGGAAACATATGAAGGTTTATGCACATAGAGGATTTAGTGGCGTATATCCAGAGAACACCATGCTTGCTTTTGAGAAAGCACTGGAAGCAGGGTGTACTGCCATTGAATTGGATGTTCATTTCTCAAAAGATGGTTCACTGGTTATCATCCATGATGAAATGCTGGATAGAACAACTGATGCCGTAGGGTTTGTACGTGACTACACCCGTGCAGAGCTGCAAAAATTTAATGCGGGAACAATCAATACTTTCCAATCAATTCCAACACTTGATGAGTATTTCTCATGGGTAAAAAACCATGGAATATTTACCAACATTGAAATTAAGACCGATCGTTACTACTACCAAGGAATTGAGCAAGCTACTTTGGATTTAATCAATAAGCATGATTTGAAAGATCAATGCCTTATCAGCTCTTTTAATCATGGTTCAGTAATCAGAATGAAACAACTTGACAGCTCTATACTTTGTGCATTTCTGGTTGATGCAAAAGGACTTGGAGCAGCTGGCGCTTATTGTGCGAGCTTTGGTGTTGAGTATTATCATCCCAACGGGGTATCTCTTTCACAGCGAGCTGTTGAAGAATGCCATGACCACGGAATCAAGGTAAATGTCTGGACTGTCGATAGCCTTGATCGCATGCACGATATGAAAGCCTGGAAAGTAGACGGAGTCATTACCAATTATTGTGATTCTGTTTTAAAATTAGTTTAGGAGTATTCATGCAGAGAAAACGTAATGTAGTTATAGTGCTTCTACTTTTCATGGCATTATCTTTGTTTGCTTCCAATTTGCTGGTACGTCATCCAGGTGATTTTGCCATCTATTTTCTTGATCTTGAGGTAAGCGAAACAGCTGAGGACAAGAGTGGGGATGCAACCATTCTTATTAGTCCTGAAGGGCAGGTAATGCTCCTCGATTGTGGACACCCTGAGAGTGCGCCACAAGTCCAGGAAGCACTCAACGCATTAGGAGTAGAGGAGATAGATATATTCGTCGCTTCTCATCCACATA is from uncultured Sphaerochaeta sp. and encodes:
- a CDS encoding carbohydrate ABC transporter permease translates to MMHEEILTQEQALLLNERAIKKKNILTVFQYALAIFVTLFMIFPLYWMFISSVKSQEEILLALPTFWPKEWHFENYANVMKRANFSKYYYNTIVMTAGILISQVITGVLAAYGFSKGKFKGKKVLFVLVLGALMIPLQVTFIPLYIMFANWKLTDTFLGLILPEMVSPYYIFMMRQAFLTVDDSYIEAAKIDGMGRLGIITRVLVPMCKSTLITITLVTFTNGWNSYFWPKIIAKNEVRRVLTVGLVHLRNTFAGLDTMNNHEIMAGAVMSVLPVIVLFFIFQKYMLTGYEKTAMK
- a CDS encoding glycerophosphodiester phosphodiesterase — translated: MKVYAHRGFSGVYPENTMLAFEKALEAGCTAIELDVHFSKDGSLVIIHDEMLDRTTDAVGFVRDYTRAELQKFNAGTINTFQSIPTLDEYFSWVKNHGIFTNIEIKTDRYYYQGIEQATLDLINKHDLKDQCLISSFNHGSVIRMKQLDSSILCAFLVDAKGLGAAGAYCASFGVEYYHPNGVSLSQRAVEECHDHGIKVNVWTVDSLDRMHDMKAWKVDGVITNYCDSVLKLV